Proteins from a single region of Streptomyces sp. HUAS 15-9:
- the pcrA gene encoding DNA helicase PcrA yields the protein MSSLFDDSFLADLQTPHGREEEPPPPPEDDHAPESVPDDLFGGKFDVPPDRDNYYRDGAPRPVIDAAALLEGLNENQRAAVVHAGSPLLIVAGAGSGKTRVLTHRIAHLLAERSVHPGQILAITFTNKAAGEMKERVEHLVGPRAKAMWVMTFHSACVRILRRESKKLGFTSSFSIYDAADSKRLMALVCRDLELDPKRFPPKAFSAKISNLKNELVDEEDFAAQAADGFEKTLAQAYAMYQSRLREANALDFDDLIMTTVNLLRAFPDVAEHYRRRFRHVLVDEYQDTNHAQYALVRELVGTAGHPVDVPPGEYDLQPAELCVVGDADQSIYAFRGATIRNILQFEEDYPDATTILLEQNYRSTQTILSAANAVIERNESRRPKNLWTNAGAGAHITGYVADTEHDEAQFVADEIDRLTDAGEAKAGDVAVFYRTNAQSRVFEEVFIRVGLPYKVVGGVRFYERKEVRDVLAYLRVLANPEDSVPLRRILNVPKRGIGERAEAMIDALAQREKISFPQALRRVDEAYGMAARSTNAVKRFNVLMEDLRTIVESGAGPATVLEAILERTGYLAELQTSTDPQDETRIENLQELAAVALEFEQERAEGEQSTLADFLEQVALVADSDQIPDEDEEGSGVITLMTLHTAKGLEFPVVFLTGMEDGVFPHMRALGQTKELEEERRLAYVGITRARERLYLTRSSLRSAWGQPSYNPPSRFLEEIPPAHVQWKRTGAAAPVSSGPASGVAASLSSSRSRSSASGASGFATKRVSSKPVVSLAVGDRVTHDQFGLGTVLAVTGAGDNAQATIDFGDAKPKRLVLRYAPVEKL from the coding sequence ATGAGCAGCCTCTTTGACGACAGCTTCCTGGCGGACCTCCAGACCCCTCACGGGCGCGAGGAGGAGCCTCCGCCGCCGCCCGAGGACGATCACGCTCCGGAGTCGGTTCCGGACGATCTGTTCGGTGGGAAGTTCGACGTGCCGCCGGACCGGGACAACTACTACCGCGACGGCGCCCCGCGCCCGGTGATCGACGCCGCGGCGCTGCTGGAGGGGCTGAACGAGAACCAGCGCGCGGCCGTCGTCCACGCCGGTTCCCCGCTGCTCATCGTGGCCGGCGCCGGATCCGGCAAGACCCGTGTGCTCACGCACCGCATCGCCCACCTGCTGGCCGAGCGGAGCGTGCACCCGGGCCAGATCCTCGCGATCACCTTCACCAACAAGGCCGCGGGCGAGATGAAGGAGCGCGTCGAGCACCTCGTCGGCCCGCGCGCGAAGGCGATGTGGGTGATGACCTTCCACAGCGCGTGTGTGCGCATCCTGCGCCGCGAGAGCAAGAAGCTCGGCTTCACGTCGTCGTTCTCGATCTACGACGCCGCCGACAGCAAGCGTCTGATGGCCCTGGTCTGCCGCGACCTGGAGCTCGATCCCAAGCGCTTCCCGCCGAAGGCCTTCAGCGCCAAGATCTCGAACCTGAAGAACGAGCTGGTCGACGAGGAGGACTTCGCCGCACAGGCCGCCGACGGCTTCGAGAAGACCCTCGCCCAGGCCTACGCGATGTACCAGTCGCGGCTGCGCGAGGCGAACGCCCTCGACTTCGACGACCTGATCATGACGACGGTCAACCTGCTGCGCGCCTTCCCGGACGTCGCCGAGCACTACCGCCGCCGCTTCCGCCATGTCCTCGTCGACGAGTACCAGGACACCAACCACGCCCAGTACGCCCTCGTGCGCGAGCTCGTCGGCACCGCCGGGCACCCGGTGGACGTACCGCCCGGCGAGTACGACCTCCAGCCCGCCGAGCTGTGCGTCGTGGGTGACGCCGACCAGTCCATCTACGCCTTCCGCGGCGCGACGATCCGCAACATCCTCCAGTTCGAGGAGGACTACCCGGACGCGACGACGATCCTCCTGGAGCAGAACTACCGCTCCACCCAGACGATCCTCTCCGCCGCCAACGCGGTCATCGAGCGCAACGAGTCCCGCCGCCCCAAGAACCTGTGGACCAACGCGGGCGCGGGCGCGCACATCACCGGCTATGTCGCCGACACCGAGCACGACGAGGCGCAGTTCGTCGCCGACGAGATAGACCGCCTCACGGACGCGGGCGAGGCGAAGGCGGGCGACGTCGCCGTCTTCTACCGCACCAACGCGCAGTCCCGTGTCTTCGAAGAGGTCTTCATCCGCGTCGGCCTGCCCTACAAGGTCGTCGGCGGCGTCCGCTTCTACGAGCGTAAGGAGGTCCGGGACGTCCTGGCCTACCTGCGCGTCCTGGCCAACCCGGAGGACTCCGTGCCGCTGCGCCGGATCCTCAACGTCCCCAAGCGCGGTATCGGCGAGCGTGCCGAGGCGATGATCGACGCCCTCGCCCAGCGCGAGAAGATCAGCTTCCCGCAGGCGCTGCGCCGGGTCGACGAGGCGTACGGCATGGCGGCGCGCTCGACGAACGCCGTCAAGCGGTTCAACGTGCTGATGGAGGACCTCCGCACGATCGTCGAGTCCGGCGCGGGACCGGCCACGGTCCTCGAGGCGATCCTCGAACGCACCGGCTATCTCGCCGAACTGCAGACCTCCACCGACCCGCAGGACGAGACCCGCATCGAGAACCTCCAGGAACTCGCGGCCGTGGCCCTGGAGTTCGAACAGGAACGCGCGGAGGGCGAGCAGAGTACCCTGGCCGACTTCCTGGAGCAGGTGGCGCTGGTCGCCGACTCGGACCAGATCCCCGACGAGGACGAGGAGGGCTCGGGGGTCATCACCCTGATGACCCTGCACACCGCCAAGGGCCTGGAGTTCCCGGTCGTCTTCCTCACCGGCATGGAGGACGGCGTCTTCCCGCACATGCGCGCCCTCGGCCAGACCAAGGAGCTGGAGGAGGAGCGGCGCCTGGCGTACGTCGGCATCACCCGCGCGCGGGAGCGGCTGTATCTCACGCGGTCCTCGCTGCGCAGCGCCTGGGGACAGCCGTCGTACAACCCGCCCTCCCGTTTCCTGGAGGAGATCCCGCCCGCCCATGTGCAGTGGAAGCGGACGGGAGCGGCGGCGCCGGTCTCCTCCGGACCCGCTTCCGGTGTGGCGGCCTCGCTGTCCTCGTCCCGCTCGCGCTCGTCGGCGTCGGGCGCGTCCGGGTTCGCCACGAAGCGGGTCTCGTCGAAGCCGGTGGTGTCCCTGGCCGTCGGGGACCGGGTCACCCACGACCAGTTCGGACTCGGCACGGTCCTCGCGGTGACGGGCGCGGGGGACAACGCCCAGGCGACGATCGACTTCGGTGACGCGAAGCCGAAGCGGCTGGTGCTGCGGTACGCGCCGGTGGAGAAGCTGTAG
- a CDS encoding C40 family peptidase, producing MASHRKSRPASSLVAGIRTPAIATAALTSVALLSQTANATPSPGGDKPSIEEVEKKVDDLYRQAESATEKYNAAKEKSGKQRKTVDTLLDDVARRTDKLNKAREELGTFAAAQYRTGTAAPDTATFLLSNSPQDYFDQTQLMGRMTSWQKGAVDDYVTQQSATMKKRQEAAKSLQTLTESQNELKTAKATVQKKLSSARELLSTLTAQEKARLAAIEKQKQEEAARQAAALAKKQAAEELAKKQAAEEAAKKAAASSSSSSSSSSGSSGSSTSTGSTGSSSDSSYATKAAKAIAFARAQIGKPYVWGATGPDSYDCSGLTSAAWRAAGVSLPRTTWDQVNVGTTVSLTNAEPGDLIFFYDDISHVGIYIGNGMMIHAPKPGAYVREESIYYGGASIIHSVVRPA from the coding sequence TTGGCGTCGCACCGCAAGTCGCGCCCCGCGAGTTCCCTAGTAGCAGGCATACGCACCCCCGCCATCGCCACCGCCGCGCTCACCTCCGTGGCCCTGCTCTCCCAGACCGCCAACGCCACGCCCTCCCCCGGCGGCGACAAGCCGAGCATCGAGGAGGTCGAGAAGAAGGTCGACGACCTGTACCGCCAGGCGGAGTCGGCGACCGAGAAGTACAACGCGGCCAAGGAGAAGTCCGGCAAGCAGCGCAAGACCGTCGACACCCTGCTGGACGACGTGGCGCGGCGCACGGACAAGCTCAACAAGGCGCGTGAGGAACTGGGTACGTTCGCCGCCGCCCAGTACCGCACCGGGACCGCCGCGCCCGACACCGCCACCTTCCTGCTCTCGAACTCCCCGCAGGACTACTTCGACCAGACCCAGCTGATGGGCCGGATGACCTCGTGGCAGAAGGGCGCGGTCGACGACTACGTCACCCAGCAGTCGGCGACCATGAAGAAGCGGCAGGAGGCCGCCAAGAGCCTCCAGACGCTGACCGAGTCGCAGAACGAGCTGAAGACCGCCAAGGCCACCGTCCAGAAGAAGCTCTCCTCGGCTCGCGAGCTGCTGTCCACGCTGACGGCACAGGAGAAGGCCCGGCTCGCCGCGATCGAGAAGCAGAAGCAGGAGGAGGCCGCACGCCAGGCCGCGGCGCTCGCCAAGAAGCAGGCAGCCGAGGAGCTCGCGAAGAAGCAGGCGGCCGAGGAGGCGGCGAAGAAGGCCGCCGCCTCGAGCTCGTCGAGCTCGTCCAGTTCTTCGGGCTCCTCGGGCTCGTCCACCTCGACGGGGTCGACCGGCTCGTCCTCGGACTCCTCGTACGCCACCAAGGCCGCGAAGGCGATCGCCTTCGCCCGCGCCCAGATCGGCAAGCCGTACGTCTGGGGCGCCACCGGCCCCGACTCCTACGACTGCTCCGGCCTCACCTCGGCTGCCTGGCGGGCCGCGGGCGTCAGCCTTCCGCGTACCACCTGGGACCAGGTCAACGTGGGCACCACGGTCTCGCTCACCAACGCCGAGCCCGGCGACCTGATCTTCTTCTACGACGACATCAGCCACGTCGGCATCTACATCGGCAACGGCATGATGATCCACGCCCCGAAGCCCGGCGCCTACGTCCGCGAGGAGTCGATCTACTACGGCGGCGCGTCGATCATCCACAGCGTGGTACGGCCGGCGTGA
- a CDS encoding M23 family metallopeptidase, with product MNDRHPSGITTSPAPASDAASAPYASYGGQEAQYGDFTSYAGYGTDGYATGAHSTTSVFETDPLFGNLPGGGHATGAYDTTQWQTSGHQTLNYDPYAAQHHAAYDSGAYDNTAWTIPQQATGNDISGWGSPLWERDANAWLQPEQHTGAAPTQQWDWGTQAFETGTYDATQWNSDGSVVAAQHERQAEPFDQQATTTFDQLSYENHDDYENYEDDAFEEAVPDEDDPTATGELPAVTPLLDDQEEFTPLPSTRAGSRGGARSRRRPPKRSALLTVAVPSACVMGVAGIAAASVGNLNLIGGGKDNSASAPETKSVKPSAANNQLDTQLENLSAGADDFADRASRTQERIDLKAQQLAQQKQAAAEAARKERLRPKYALPVLQRGLSAYFGQAGVNWMSVHTGIDFPVSYGTTVMAATDGTARTQWNSAYGNMMIVTAKDGTETWYCHLSSYRVASGTSVKAGQPIAYSGNSGNSTGPHLHFEVRPAGGSAIDPLPWLRSHDLDPT from the coding sequence GTCGTACGGCGGGCAGGAAGCCCAGTACGGCGACTTCACCTCGTACGCCGGATACGGCACGGACGGCTATGCCACCGGTGCCCACTCCACCACCTCGGTCTTCGAGACCGACCCGCTCTTCGGCAACCTCCCGGGCGGGGGTCACGCCACGGGCGCGTACGACACCACGCAGTGGCAGACCAGCGGCCACCAGACGCTGAACTACGACCCGTACGCGGCCCAGCACCACGCCGCCTACGACAGCGGCGCCTACGACAACACCGCCTGGACGATCCCCCAGCAGGCCACGGGGAACGACATCAGCGGCTGGGGGTCCCCCCTCTGGGAGAGGGACGCGAACGCCTGGCTCCAGCCCGAGCAGCACACCGGCGCCGCCCCGACCCAGCAGTGGGACTGGGGCACGCAGGCCTTCGAGACCGGTACGTACGACGCCACGCAGTGGAACTCCGACGGCAGCGTCGTGGCCGCCCAGCACGAGCGGCAGGCCGAACCCTTCGACCAGCAGGCGACCACCACCTTCGACCAGCTCTCGTACGAGAATCACGACGACTACGAGAACTACGAGGACGACGCCTTCGAGGAGGCCGTCCCGGACGAGGACGACCCGACGGCCACGGGCGAATTGCCCGCAGTAACGCCACTGCTGGACGATCAGGAAGAGTTCACCCCGCTCCCGTCCACCCGTGCGGGATCACGGGGCGGGGCGCGTTCCCGCCGCCGCCCGCCCAAGCGCTCCGCGCTGCTGACCGTGGCCGTGCCTTCGGCCTGCGTGATGGGAGTCGCCGGGATCGCCGCCGCCTCCGTCGGCAACCTGAACCTGATCGGCGGCGGCAAGGACAACAGCGCCTCCGCGCCGGAGACGAAGTCGGTGAAACCGTCCGCCGCCAACAACCAGCTGGACACCCAGCTGGAGAACCTCTCCGCCGGCGCCGACGACTTCGCCGACCGGGCCAGCCGGACCCAGGAGCGCATCGACCTCAAGGCACAGCAGCTGGCCCAGCAGAAGCAGGCGGCGGCCGAGGCTGCCCGCAAGGAGCGGCTGCGCCCGAAGTACGCGCTACCGGTTCTGCAGAGAGGGCTCAGCGCCTATTTCGGCCAGGCGGGCGTGAACTGGATGTCCGTGCACACGGGCATCGACTTCCCCGTCTCGTACGGCACGACGGTGATGGCCGCGACCGACGGCACGGCCCGCACCCAGTGGAACAGCGCCTACGGCAACATGATGATCGTGACGGCCAAGGACGGCACGGAGACCTGGTACTGCCACCTCTCCAGCTACCGGGTCGCCTCCGGTACGAGCGTCAAGGCCGGACAGCCGATCGCGTACTCGGGCAACTCGGGCAACTCGACCGGCCCGCACCTGCACTTCGAGGTCCGGCCGGCGGGCGGTTCGGCCATAGACCCGCTGCCGTGGCTTCGCAGCCATGACCTGGACCCGACGTAG